Proteins encoded together in one Lathamus discolor isolate bLatDis1 chromosome 3, bLatDis1.hap1, whole genome shotgun sequence window:
- the CTBS gene encoding di-N-acetylchitobiase, producing the protein MGWRWGRWLVALGLLPLLGRSAAGACPCREPRLCHPVTGTGGFEVFVFDVGKETWKSYDWSKITTVAAFGKYDPELMCYAHSKGSRIVLKGDVPLQEIVDPAKRAVWISQQVDLAKKQYMDGINIDIEQEVNETSPEYYALTDLVKETTDAFHREIPGSQVTFDVAWSPACIDRRCYNYTGIADACDFLFVMSYDEQSQIWTDCIAKANAPYLQTLVGYEEYITMGIDPKKLVMGVPWYGYDYVCQNLSKDHVCSLSKVPFRGAPCSDAAGSQVPYRAIMKQVNSSFSGTLWDEVQKSPFYEYKDSLGRFHQVWYDDPRSISLKAAYAKNRGLRGIGMWNGNSLDYSREAVAEQQTEAMWQALTPEELSEPLI; encoded by the exons ATGGGGTGGCGGTGGGGCCGGTGGCTGGTGGCGCTCGGCCTCCTGCCGCTGCTGGGCCGCTCCGCCGCCGGTGCGTGCCCCTGCCGGGAGCCGCGGCTCTGCCACCCCGTCACGGGCACCGGCGGCTTCGAG GTCTTCGTGTTCGATGTGGGAAAGGAAACCTGGAAATCCTACGACTGGTCAAAAATTACAACTGTGGCAGCTTTTGGGAAGTATGATCCTGAGCTCATGTGCTATGCTCACTCTAAAGGCTCCAGGATTGTGCTGAAAG GTGATGTACCTCTTCAGGAAATTGTTGatcctgctaaaagagcagtgTGGATATCCCAACAGGTGGACCTTGCAAAAAAGCAGTATATGGATGGGATTAACATAGATATAGAGCAAGAAGTTAACGAAACCTCTCCTGAGTATTATGCATTAACAGATCTTGTTAAAGAAACTACAGATGCTTTTCACAGAGAAATACCTGGATCACAG GTAACATTTGATGTGGCTTGGTCTCCTGCATGCATAGATAGAAGGTGCTACAACTATACTGGGATTGCAGATGCCTGTGACTTTTTATTTGTGATGTCATATGATGAACAGAGCCAGATCTGGACAGACTGTATTGCAAAAGCCAATGCTCCTTACCTGCAGACTTTGGTTG GATATGAAGAGTACATTACTATGGGCATTGATCCTAAGAAGCTTGTGATGGGTGTCCCCTGGTATGGCTATGACTATGTCTGCCAAAACCTGTCTAAG GATCATGTTTGTTCCCTTTCCAAAGTACCTTTCCGTGGGGCTCCTTGCAGCGATGCTGCCGGGAGTCAGGTCCCCTATAGAGCAATCATGAAGCAGGTGAACAGTTCCTTTTCAGGGACACTATGGGATGAGGTACAGAAGTCTCCATTTTATGAATACAAG GATTCTCTTGGTCGCTTCCACCAAGTATGGTATGATgaccctcgcagcatctctctAAAAGCAGCATATGCAAAGAATCGAGGTTTAAGAGGCATTGGCATGTGGAACGGAAATAGTCTTGACTATTCCAGGGAAGCTGTAGCAGAACAACAAACTGAAGCAATGTGGCAGGCCCTGACACCGGAAGAACTATCTGAACCCTTGATTTAA